DNA sequence from the Streptomyces sp. MST-110588 genome:
GGGCGCGGTGACGACATCCCATCCCGCACGCGCCATGGCCCCCGACCATGGCGCGTACGGGCTCCTCACCGCTGCGGCGCGTACGCGCTGCGGGCCTGGCCCGCACCTCCCTCGTACGTGCCCCGTCCCCCCGCGCCTCGCGCCCGCGGTCTCCGCGCGCGGCCTACTCGTCCCCGACCGCGCGGACCGTGCCGGCGCCCACGGTCCGGCCGCCCTCGCGGATGGCGAAGCCGAGGCCCGGCTCCAGCGGCACAGCGCGGCCCAGCTCGACGGTCACCCGCACCGTCTCGCCGGGACGGGCGACGCCCCGTTCGCCGAGGTCGATGTCGCCGACCACGTCCGCCGTACGGATATAGAACTGCGGACGGTAGCCGGTGGTCAGCGGCGTACGACGGCCGCCCTCCTCCGTGGACAGGATGTACACCTCAGCGGTGAAACGGTGCCGCGGTGTCACACTGCCCGGCGCCGCGACGACATGTCCCCTGCGCACCTCGTCACGGTGGAGTCCTCGTAGGAGGAGTGCGACGCTGTCCCCGGCCTGCGCGGACTCCATCGGCTTGCCGAAGGTCTCCAGCCCGGTGACGATCGTCTCCCGGTCGGCACCCAGGACCGCCACCCGGTCGCCGACCCGCACGGAGCCGCGCTCCACGGCCCCGGTGACGACCGTGCCGCGCCCGGTGATCGTCAGCACGTTCTCCACCGGCAGCAGGAACGGCGCGTCGACATAGCGCTCCGGAACCGGCACATAGGTGTCCACGGCGTCGAGCAGCGCCTCGATCGCCCCGGTCCAGCGCGGGTCCCCTTCCAGGGCGCGCAGCCCGGAGACCCGTACGACCGGTACGTGCTCCCCGTCGTAGCCGTGCGAGGTCAGCAGCTCGCGCACCTCCAGCTCCACGAGGTCGGTGAGTTCCGGGTCGCCCGCGTCGGCCTTGTTGAGCGCCACGACGATGTGCCGGACGCCCACCTGCTTGGCG
Encoded proteins:
- the tuf gene encoding elongation factor Tu → MSKTAYVRTKPHLNIGTMGHVDHGKTTLTAAITKVLSDRGSGTFVPFDRIDRAPEEAARGITINISHVEYETGTRHYAHVDMPGHADFIKNMVTGAAQLDGAILVVSALDGIMPQTAEHVLLAKQVGVRHIVVALNKADAGDPELTDLVELEVRELLTSHGYDGEHVPVVRVSGLRALEGDPRWTGAIEALLDAVDTYVPVPERYVDAPFLLPVENVLTITGRGTVVTGAVERGSVRVGDRVAVLGADRETIVTGLETFGKPMESAQAGDSVALLLRGLHRDEVRRGHVVAAPGSVTPRHRFTAEVYILSTEEGGRRTPLTTGYRPQFYIRTADVVGDIDLGERGVARPGETVRVTVELGRAVPLEPGLGFAIREGGRTVGAGTVRAVGDE